One genomic segment of Streptomyces sp. RKND-216 includes these proteins:
- a CDS encoding MFS transporter, producing MRVFNLVWAGQAASMIGTAMTVFGLGVWVFLETGSPTAFTTLVMAGSLPGLLMLPFAGVLVDRWDRRRVMLVSDLGTAVLPLAVLALLSAGALELWHLYPLVAAASACKAFQWPAFSSLVSQVVGKDDLSKANARVGLAEAGGLVLGDLLAGALYGVVGLEGLLLVDLATFGLAGTATLASFRLLPPLPPARTGGDRRGPRALGEEMAEGLRFIRQRPGLLGLLVFFAANNLLMEMSLVLVAPLVLGAHAPSALGVVNAVGAVGMIVVSALLSVVRLPRGLVRTVFAVTLLHGCLLLLMGAHPALWMLGLGLFGILGGYAVTNAVTPTLWQQKTPTEIQGRVFAVRRMIAWSAEPVAYGLAGPLALHVGGPLAGAAPWETATGTGAGIAMILLLAGPLLLVVAAFAYARPRVRHLEHELPDVARAEPAAT from the coding sequence GTGAGGGTCTTCAACCTGGTCTGGGCCGGTCAGGCGGCGTCCATGATCGGCACCGCGATGACCGTCTTCGGCCTGGGCGTCTGGGTGTTCCTGGAGACGGGCTCGCCGACGGCGTTCACCACCCTGGTGATGGCGGGGTCGCTGCCCGGCCTGCTGATGCTCCCCTTCGCGGGCGTCCTGGTGGACCGCTGGGACCGCCGGCGGGTCATGCTGGTCAGCGACCTCGGAACGGCCGTGCTGCCGCTCGCCGTCCTCGCGCTGCTCTCCGCCGGCGCGCTGGAACTGTGGCACCTGTACCCGCTGGTCGCCGCGGCCTCGGCGTGCAAGGCGTTCCAGTGGCCCGCCTTCTCCAGCCTGGTGTCCCAGGTCGTCGGCAAGGACGATCTGAGCAAGGCCAACGCGCGGGTCGGGCTCGCGGAGGCGGGCGGACTGGTCCTCGGCGACCTGCTGGCCGGAGCGCTGTACGGCGTGGTGGGCCTGGAGGGCCTGCTGCTGGTCGACCTGGCCACCTTCGGCCTCGCCGGCACCGCCACGCTCGCCTCCTTCCGGCTGCTGCCGCCCCTGCCGCCGGCGCGCACCGGCGGCGACCGGCGCGGGCCCCGGGCGCTGGGCGAGGAGATGGCGGAAGGCCTGCGCTTCATCCGGCAGCGCCCCGGGCTGCTGGGGTTGCTCGTCTTCTTCGCGGCCAACAACCTGCTGATGGAGATGTCGCTGGTCCTGGTGGCGCCCCTCGTCCTCGGCGCCCACGCCCCTTCGGCGCTGGGCGTGGTGAACGCTGTCGGCGCCGTGGGCATGATCGTGGTCAGCGCGCTGCTGAGCGTCGTCCGGCTCCCCCGCGGACTCGTGCGCACCGTCTTCGCGGTCACCCTGCTACACGGGTGCCTGCTGCTGCTCATGGGCGCGCATCCGGCGCTGTGGATGCTCGGCCTCGGCCTCTTCGGCATCCTCGGCGGCTACGCCGTGACCAACGCGGTGACGCCGACGCTGTGGCAGCAGAAGACGCCGACGGAGATCCAGGGGCGCGTCTTCGCCGTCCGGCGGATGATCGCCTGGTCCGCCGAGCCGGTGGCCTACGGTCTCGCAGGGCCGCTCGCGCTCCACGTCGGCGGCCCACTGGCCGGGGCGGCCCCCTGGGAGACGGCCACCGGGACGGGAGCGGGCATCGCCATGATCCTGCTGCTGGCCGGACCGCTGCTGCTGGTGGTGGCCGCTTTCGCCTACGCCCGGCCCCGCGTGCGCCACCTGGAACACGAACTGCCCGACGTGGCGCGGGCGGAGCCCGCCGCGACCTGA
- a CDS encoding MbtH family NRPS accessory protein: protein MDDTQDHRGYQVVLNDEEQYSVWPADRGLPAGWRAEGTTGDREECLRHIDAVWTDMRPLGLRRQLDGTA, encoded by the coding sequence ATGGACGACACCCAGGACCACCGCGGCTACCAGGTGGTTCTCAACGACGAGGAGCAGTACTCGGTATGGCCCGCGGACCGCGGCCTCCCGGCCGGGTGGCGGGCCGAGGGCACCACCGGTGACCGGGAGGAGTGCCTGCGCCACATCGACGCGGTGTGGACCGACATGCGGCCGCTCGGACTCCGCCGGCAGCTCGACGGAACGGCCTGA
- a CDS encoding helix-turn-helix transcriptional regulator — translation MGQNRPYRPVGSFDAVAARRLRQALGMTPAHVAHGMWAAFGLRVPPHTVLAWEEGDGVPGDDELPALAGALWCAPGDLLGEPQTLRQHRMAAGMAVFDLALLIGMAPAVYERMEQAGHWDGDDRQAAALARALRLPPDAALDLTGRSAHLAELLRSAVTTRWQSYAGRVADLVPLERSRLEDALRDLHRAYQSATAGSLHWGGAGSGRPDDSATLSADFLDGILERFWERAGITGADRG, via the coding sequence ATGGGACAGAACCGCCCGTACCGGCCGGTCGGCTCGTTCGACGCGGTCGCCGCCCGCCGCCTGCGCCAGGCGCTGGGCATGACGCCCGCCCACGTCGCACACGGCATGTGGGCGGCGTTCGGGCTACGCGTTCCGCCGCACACGGTCCTCGCCTGGGAGGAGGGCGACGGCGTCCCCGGCGACGACGAACTCCCGGCGCTGGCGGGCGCGTTGTGGTGTGCGCCGGGCGACCTGCTGGGCGAGCCGCAGACGCTGCGGCAGCACCGGATGGCGGCCGGCATGGCCGTCTTTGACCTGGCGCTGCTGATCGGCATGGCCCCGGCGGTCTACGAACGGATGGAGCAGGCCGGGCACTGGGACGGCGACGACCGGCAGGCCGCGGCGCTCGCCCGCGCGCTGCGGCTCCCGCCGGACGCGGCACTGGACCTCACCGGCCGCTCCGCGCACCTCGCCGAGCTGCTGCGCTCCGCCGTCACCACGCGCTGGCAGTCCTACGCCGGACGCGTCGCCGACCTGGTGCCCCTGGAGCGGAGCCGTCTGGAGGACGCGCTGCGCGACCTGCACCGCGCCTACCAGTCCGCGACCGCCGGCTCGCTCCACTGGGGCGGCGCCGGCTCCGGCCGCCCCGACGACTCCGCGACCCTCTCCGCCGACTTCCTCGACGGCATCCTGGAGCGGTTCTGGGAACGCGCCGGTATCACCGGCGCGGATCGGGGATGA
- a CDS encoding SDR family oxidoreductase: MTEHVFPTAVVTGAGSGIGAATARRLAAEGHHVVLAGRRTERIEAVAREIADAGGSAEARALDVTDRAAVRAFADALGDRPLTLLVNNAGGALGTEHVDATDPDDWRTMYEVNVLGTLHVTQALLPRLEAAEGTVIVLSSTAAFVAYEGGGGYAAAKHGEHALAATLRLELCGRPVRVVEIAPGMVRTDEFALNRMRGDADRAAAVYDGVPDPLTAEDVADTIAWTASRPPHVNVDLLVVRPRAQAAQHKVHRVTG, encoded by the coding sequence ATGACCGAGCACGTGTTCCCCACCGCCGTCGTCACCGGTGCCGGCAGCGGCATCGGCGCCGCGACCGCACGCCGGCTGGCCGCCGAGGGCCACCATGTGGTGCTGGCCGGGCGCCGCACCGAGCGCATCGAGGCCGTGGCGCGCGAGATCGCCGACGCCGGCGGCAGCGCGGAGGCGCGTGCGCTGGACGTCACCGACCGCGCCGCCGTCCGCGCCTTCGCCGACGCCCTCGGCGACCGCCCGCTGACGCTGCTGGTCAACAACGCGGGCGGGGCGCTCGGCACCGAGCACGTCGACGCCACCGACCCGGACGACTGGCGCACCATGTACGAGGTCAACGTCCTGGGCACGCTGCACGTCACCCAGGCGCTGCTGCCCCGGCTGGAGGCCGCGGAGGGCACGGTGATCGTGCTGTCCTCGACGGCCGCGTTCGTCGCCTACGAGGGCGGGGGCGGCTACGCCGCCGCCAAGCACGGTGAGCACGCGCTGGCCGCCACGCTGCGGCTGGAGCTGTGCGGACGCCCGGTGCGGGTGGTGGAGATCGCGCCGGGCATGGTGCGCACCGACGAGTTCGCGCTCAACCGGATGCGCGGCGACGCCGACCGGGCCGCAGCCGTGTACGACGGCGTGCCGGACCCGCTGACGGCGGAGGACGTCGCGGACACCATCGCGTGGACGGCCTCGCGGCCGCCGCACGTCAACGTCGACCTGCTCGTCGTGCGCCCCCGCGCCCAGGCCGCGCAGCACAAGGTGCACCGCGTCACCGGCTGA
- the paaI gene encoding hydroxyphenylacetyl-CoA thioesterase PaaI — MGGERNAAHRMFEADDASRRLGMELLEAGDGAARVRMTVTDAMVNGHGIAHGGFVFTLADTAFACACNSHGPVTVAAGADITFTTSAKEGDVLTAVATERTRFGRSGVYDVTVLRGDEVVAEFRGRSRTIQRTTEG, encoded by the coding sequence ATGGGCGGAGAGCGGAACGCGGCGCACCGGATGTTCGAGGCGGACGACGCCTCGCGGCGGCTCGGGATGGAGCTGCTGGAGGCCGGGGACGGTGCCGCGCGGGTGCGGATGACCGTCACCGACGCCATGGTCAACGGGCACGGCATCGCGCACGGAGGGTTCGTGTTCACGCTCGCGGACACCGCGTTCGCCTGCGCCTGCAACAGCCACGGCCCGGTCACCGTCGCGGCGGGCGCGGACATCACGTTCACGACGTCCGCGAAGGAGGGCGACGTGCTCACCGCCGTCGCCACCGAACGCACCCGCTTCGGCCGCAGTGGCGTCTACGACGTCACCGTGCTGCGTGGTGACGAGGTGGTCGCCGAGTTCCGGGGCCGCAGCCGTACGATCCAGCGCACCACCGAGGGTTGA
- a CDS encoding ATP-dependent 6-phosphofructokinase has protein sequence MRIGVLTAGGDCPGLNAVIRSVVHRAVADRGDQVIGFEDGFKGLLDGRYRELDLESVSGILARGGTILGSSRLERARLAEACENSEELIARLALDALVPIGGEGTLTAARMLADAGLPVVGVPKTIDNDISATDRTFGFDTAVGVATEAMDRLKTTAESHQRVMVVEVMGRHAGWIALEAGMAAGAHAICVPERPFEVDELAKMVEERFARGKKFALICVAEGAHPAEGSMPYEKGVIDQYGHERFAGIGNRLAIELEHRVGKEAKPVILGHVQRGGTPTAYDRVLATRFGWHAVEAAHRGEFGRMTALRGTDIVMVPLADGVSELKRVPQHRMDETEAVF, from the coding sequence ATGCGCATCGGAGTCCTCACCGCGGGCGGCGACTGCCCCGGTCTGAACGCCGTGATCCGGTCCGTCGTCCACCGTGCCGTGGCCGACCGGGGCGACCAGGTCATCGGCTTCGAGGACGGCTTCAAGGGCCTCCTCGACGGCCGGTACCGCGAACTCGACCTGGAATCCGTCAGCGGCATCCTGGCACGCGGCGGCACCATCCTCGGCTCCTCGCGGCTGGAGCGCGCCCGGCTCGCCGAGGCGTGCGAGAACTCCGAGGAGCTCATCGCCCGCCTCGCGCTCGACGCCCTCGTCCCCATCGGCGGCGAGGGCACCCTCACCGCCGCGCGGATGCTCGCCGACGCGGGCCTGCCGGTGGTCGGCGTCCCCAAGACGATCGACAACGACATCTCCGCCACCGACCGCACCTTCGGCTTCGACACGGCGGTGGGCGTCGCCACGGAGGCCATGGACCGCCTCAAGACCACCGCCGAGTCGCACCAGCGCGTGATGGTCGTCGAGGTGATGGGCCGCCACGCGGGCTGGATCGCCCTGGAGGCCGGCATGGCCGCCGGTGCGCACGCCATCTGTGTCCCGGAGCGCCCCTTCGAGGTCGACGAACTCGCCAAGATGGTCGAAGAACGCTTCGCGCGCGGCAAGAAGTTCGCCCTCATCTGCGTCGCCGAGGGCGCGCACCCCGCCGAGGGCTCCATGCCGTACGAGAAGGGCGTCATCGACCAGTACGGCCACGAGCGCTTCGCCGGTATCGGCAACCGCCTCGCGATCGAACTGGAGCATCGCGTCGGCAAGGAGGCCAAGCCGGTCATCCTGGGCCACGTCCAGCGTGGCGGCACCCCGACCGCGTACGACCGGGTGCTCGCCACCCGCTTCGGCTGGCACGCCGTGGAGGCCGCCCACCGCGGCGAGTTCGGCCGGATGACGGCGCTGCGCGGCACCGACATCGTGATGGTCCCGCTGGCCGACGGCGTCTCCGAGCTCAAGCGCGTCCCGCAGCACCGCATGGACGAGACCGAAGCCGTCTTCTGA
- the pta gene encoding phosphate acetyltransferase, with product MTRSVYVTGVERGDGRQVVELGVMELLTRHVDRVGVFRPLAHDGPDPIFDLLRARYRLTQPAGTVVGLGHDEAAALQAEKGTDELVARLVARFHAVASGYEAVLVLGTDFADTGLPAELALNARLANEFGAAVLPVVGGYGQTGESVVAEVRNAHHAYASLGCEILAMIANRVQAPEAGEAARTLTGHLPVPVSVLPEEPALSAPTVAQVRETLGAEVLLGDPAGLSRDVRDFVFGGAHLPTFLPALTEGCLVITSGDRADLIIGSLAAHSAGSPALAGVLLTLAERPGPETMALAERLAPGTPLLAVPHGSFPTAAELFGLQGRLTAATPRKVEVALGLFERHVDTPRLTERLSVVRSARVTPMMFEHELIERARAQRRAVVLPEGTEERVLRAAEVLLRRDVCDLTLLGDPTAVRRRTAELGIDLPLLEDDELPDTAAATARVVDPQTSPLRERFAELYAKLRAHRGVTYELAYDVVADVSYFGTLMVREGLADGMVSGAAHSTAATIRPAFEVIKTKAEAGIVSSVFFMCLSDRVLAYGDCAVNPDPDAEQLADIAVQSAGTAAQFGVEPRIAMLSYSTGTSGSGAEVDKVRRATELVRSRRPDLLIEGPIQYDAAVEPSVAATKLPDSEVAGRATVLVFPDLNTGNNTYKAVQRSAGAVAVGPVLQGLRKPVNDLSRGALVSDIVNTVAITAIQAQSGRAPAAGRARAGKEARA from the coding sequence GTGACGCGCAGTGTGTACGTGACCGGCGTCGAGCGGGGTGACGGCCGTCAGGTCGTGGAGCTGGGGGTGATGGAGCTGCTCACCCGGCACGTGGACCGGGTCGGGGTGTTCCGTCCGCTGGCGCACGACGGCCCGGACCCGATCTTCGACCTGCTGCGCGCCCGGTACCGGCTGACCCAGCCGGCGGGCACGGTCGTCGGCCTCGGGCACGACGAGGCGGCCGCGCTGCAGGCGGAGAAGGGCACGGACGAGCTGGTGGCGCGGCTCGTCGCCCGCTTCCACGCGGTGGCGTCCGGCTACGAGGCCGTTCTCGTGCTGGGCACCGACTTCGCCGACACCGGGCTGCCCGCCGAGCTGGCTCTGAACGCGCGGCTGGCGAACGAGTTCGGCGCGGCCGTGCTCCCGGTCGTCGGCGGCTACGGCCAGACCGGGGAGTCTGTGGTCGCCGAGGTGCGCAACGCCCACCACGCGTACGCGTCGCTGGGCTGCGAGATCCTCGCGATGATCGCGAACCGGGTGCAGGCCCCCGAGGCGGGGGAAGCCGCCCGCACCCTGACCGGACACCTGCCGGTGCCCGTGTCCGTGCTGCCCGAGGAGCCCGCGCTGTCCGCCCCGACCGTGGCCCAGGTGCGCGAGACGCTGGGCGCCGAGGTGCTGCTGGGGGACCCGGCGGGGCTGTCCCGCGATGTGCGGGACTTCGTGTTCGGCGGCGCCCACCTGCCGACGTTCCTGCCCGCGCTGACCGAGGGCTGCCTGGTCATCACCTCGGGCGACCGCGCCGATCTGATCATCGGCTCGCTGGCCGCGCACTCGGCCGGCTCTCCCGCCCTCGCCGGTGTGCTGCTCACCCTCGCCGAGCGGCCCGGACCGGAGACGATGGCGCTGGCCGAGCGGCTGGCGCCGGGGACGCCGCTGCTCGCCGTGCCGCACGGGTCGTTCCCCACCGCGGCCGAGCTGTTCGGGCTCCAGGGCAGGCTGACGGCGGCCACACCGCGCAAGGTGGAGGTCGCACTGGGCCTGTTCGAGAGGCACGTGGACACCCCGCGCCTCACCGAGCGGCTCTCGGTGGTCCGCAGCGCCCGCGTCACGCCGATGATGTTCGAGCACGAGCTGATCGAACGCGCCCGGGCCCAGCGCCGCGCGGTCGTGCTGCCGGAGGGCACCGAGGAGCGGGTGCTGCGCGCCGCGGAGGTGCTGCTGCGCCGGGACGTGTGCGACCTGACGCTGCTCGGCGACCCGACGGCCGTGCGCAGGCGCACCGCGGAGCTGGGCATCGACCTGCCGCTGCTGGAGGACGACGAACTGCCGGACACCGCCGCGGCCACCGCCCGCGTCGTCGACCCGCAGACCTCGCCGCTGCGCGAGCGGTTCGCCGAGCTGTACGCGAAGCTCCGCGCCCATCGCGGGGTGACGTACGAGTTGGCGTACGACGTGGTGGCGGACGTCTCGTACTTCGGGACGCTGATGGTGCGCGAGGGTCTGGCGGACGGCATGGTCTCCGGCGCGGCGCACTCGACGGCGGCGACCATCCGGCCGGCCTTCGAGGTGATCAAGACGAAGGCGGAGGCGGGCATCGTCTCCTCGGTGTTCTTCATGTGCCTGTCCGACCGGGTCCTGGCGTACGGCGACTGCGCGGTCAACCCCGACCCGGACGCCGAGCAGCTCGCGGACATCGCGGTGCAGTCGGCCGGCACGGCAGCGCAGTTCGGCGTGGAGCCGCGGATCGCGATGCTGTCGTACTCCACCGGCACCTCCGGTTCGGGTGCGGAGGTGGACAAGGTGCGGCGGGCCACCGAACTCGTCCGGTCGCGGCGGCCGGACCTGCTGATCGAGGGGCCGATCCAGTACGACGCGGCGGTGGAACCGTCGGTGGCGGCGACCAAGCTGCCCGACTCGGAGGTGGCGGGGCGGGCGACCGTGCTGGTCTTCCCGGACCTGAACACCGGCAACAACACCTACAAGGCGGTGCAGCGTTCAGCCGGCGCGGTGGCGGTCGGACCGGTGCTCCAGGGGCTGCGCAAGCCGGTCAACGACCTGTCGCGCGGCGCACTGGTCTCCGACATCGTGAACACCGTGGCCATCACCGCGATCCAGGCGCAGTCCGGACGGGCACCGGCTGCCGGCCGTGCGCGGGCCGGGAAGGAGGCGCGGGCATGA
- a CDS encoding acetate kinase, with amino-acid sequence MSTTPKAPAGATRVLVLNSGSSSVKYQLLDMAGGGRLASGLVERIGEQTSRLAHTTPAGRDACGQEGGERTREGRIADHEAALKAVAEELAADGLGLDSPELAAIGHRVVHGGRRFTEPTVIDDAVLAEIERLVPLAPLHTPANLTGIRTARALSPHLPQVAVFDTAFHTTIPEPAARYAIEKETADAHRIRRYGFHGTSHAYVSRRTAELLGRDPSEVNVIVLHLGNGASASAVRGGVCVETSMGLTPLEGLVMGTRSGDTDPAVIFHLARVAGMSVDEIDTLLNRRSGLTGLCGDNDMREIRRRIEEGDEAARLAFEVYTHRLKKYVGAYYAVLGRVDAVAFTAGVGENAAEVRAAALEGLEGLGLSVDPGRNGVRAREPRLISPGGARVAVAVVPTDEELEIARQTYALVGAAEAA; translated from the coding sequence ATGAGCACCACCCCCAAGGCCCCCGCGGGGGCGACGCGCGTCCTGGTACTCAACTCCGGCTCCTCGTCCGTGAAGTACCAGCTGCTGGACATGGCGGGCGGGGGGCGGCTCGCGTCCGGGCTGGTGGAGCGGATCGGGGAGCAGACCTCGCGGCTCGCGCACACCACGCCCGCGGGGCGGGACGCATGCGGCCAGGAGGGCGGGGAGCGCACCCGGGAGGGCCGCATCGCGGACCACGAGGCGGCGCTGAAGGCCGTCGCGGAGGAGCTGGCGGCGGACGGGCTGGGCCTGGACTCCCCGGAACTGGCAGCGATCGGCCACCGCGTGGTGCACGGCGGGCGCCGCTTCACCGAGCCCACGGTGATCGACGACGCGGTGCTGGCGGAGATCGAGCGCCTGGTGCCGCTGGCGCCGCTGCACACCCCGGCGAACCTCACCGGCATCCGCACCGCGCGGGCGCTCAGCCCGCATCTGCCGCAGGTGGCCGTCTTCGACACCGCGTTCCACACCACGATCCCGGAGCCCGCGGCCCGCTACGCGATCGAGAAGGAGACCGCCGACGCGCACCGCATCCGTCGCTACGGCTTCCACGGCACCTCGCACGCGTACGTGTCCCGCCGGACGGCCGAACTGCTGGGCCGGGACCCGTCCGAGGTGAACGTGATCGTGCTGCACCTGGGCAACGGCGCGTCGGCGTCGGCGGTGCGCGGCGGGGTCTGCGTGGAGACCTCGATGGGGCTGACGCCGCTGGAGGGCCTGGTCATGGGCACCCGCAGCGGCGACACCGACCCGGCGGTGATCTTCCACCTGGCGCGGGTGGCGGGCATGTCGGTGGACGAGATCGACACGCTGCTCAACCGCCGCAGCGGCCTGACGGGGCTCTGCGGCGACAACGACATGCGGGAGATCCGCCGCCGGATCGAGGAGGGCGACGAGGCGGCGCGGCTGGCCTTCGAGGTGTACACGCACCGGCTGAAGAAGTACGTGGGCGCCTACTACGCCGTGCTCGGCCGGGTGGATGCGGTGGCGTTCACCGCCGGCGTCGGGGAGAACGCGGCCGAGGTGCGGGCGGCGGCCCTGGAGGGGCTGGAAGGGCTGGGTCTGTCCGTGGATCCGGGACGCAACGGGGTACGCGCCCGGGAGCCGCGGCTGATCTCGCCCGGGGGTGCCCGGGTCGCGGTGGCCGTGGTCCCCACGGACGAGGAGCTGGAGATCGCCCGGCAGACGTACGCCCTGGTCGGCGCCGCGGAGGCGGCATGA
- the pyk gene encoding pyruvate kinase, whose amino-acid sequence MRRSKIVCTLGPAVDSYEQLKTLLDAGMNVARFNMSHGSQPEHEERYHRLRKAADEAGRAVGVLADLQGPKIRLETFAEGPVELVRGEEFTITTEDVAGDRSQCGTTYKGLPGDVAKGDPVLINDGNVALQVVEVDGPRVRCIVIEGGVISDHKGINLPGAAVNVPALSDKDVDDLKFALGMGCDMVALSFVRNAADVRDVHRVMDEVGRRVPVIAKVEKPQAVENMEEVVLAFDGVMVARGDLAVEYPLERVPMVQKRLIELCRRNAKPVIVATQMMESMITNSRPTRAEASDVANAILDGADAVMLSAESSVGQYPIETVKTMSKIVEAAEQELLSHGLQPLVKGKKPRTQGGSVARAACEIADFLHAKTLIAFTKSGDTARRLSRYRAAQPILAFTTEVATRNQLTLSWGVDSFVVPHVNTTDEMVELVDAELLKLQRYDAGDKMIITAGSPPGVPGTTNMVRVHHLGGAEQTAV is encoded by the coding sequence ATGCGCCGTTCCAAGATCGTCTGTACCCTGGGCCCCGCCGTCGACTCCTACGAGCAGCTGAAGACACTGCTCGACGCCGGCATGAACGTGGCCCGCTTCAACATGAGCCACGGCAGCCAGCCGGAGCACGAGGAGCGCTACCACCGGCTGCGGAAGGCCGCGGACGAGGCGGGACGGGCGGTCGGCGTGCTGGCCGACCTCCAGGGGCCGAAGATCCGCCTGGAGACCTTCGCCGAGGGGCCGGTGGAGCTGGTCCGCGGCGAGGAGTTCACCATCACCACGGAGGACGTGGCCGGTGACAGGTCGCAGTGCGGCACCACGTACAAGGGCCTGCCGGGCGACGTGGCCAAGGGCGACCCGGTGCTGATCAACGACGGCAACGTGGCGCTCCAGGTCGTCGAGGTCGACGGGCCGCGGGTGCGCTGCATCGTCATCGAGGGCGGTGTCATCTCCGACCACAAGGGGATCAACCTGCCGGGCGCGGCGGTGAACGTGCCGGCACTGTCGGACAAGGACGTCGACGACCTGAAGTTCGCGCTGGGAATGGGCTGCGACATGGTCGCGCTGTCGTTCGTGCGGAACGCCGCCGACGTGCGCGACGTGCACCGGGTGATGGACGAGGTCGGCCGCCGGGTGCCGGTCATCGCCAAGGTCGAGAAGCCGCAGGCCGTGGAGAACATGGAGGAGGTCGTCCTCGCGTTCGACGGCGTGATGGTGGCGCGCGGCGACCTCGCGGTGGAGTACCCGCTGGAGCGGGTGCCGATGGTCCAGAAGCGACTGATCGAACTGTGCCGGCGGAACGCCAAGCCGGTGATCGTGGCGACCCAGATGATGGAGTCGATGATCACCAACTCCCGCCCCACGCGCGCCGAGGCGTCGGACGTGGCGAACGCGATCCTGGACGGCGCGGACGCGGTGATGCTCTCCGCGGAGTCCTCGGTCGGCCAGTACCCGATCGAGACCGTCAAGACCATGTCGAAGATCGTCGAGGCGGCGGAGCAGGAGCTGCTCAGCCACGGTCTCCAGCCGCTGGTGAAGGGCAAGAAGCCGCGCACGCAGGGCGGTTCGGTCGCCCGCGCGGCGTGCGAGATCGCGGACTTCCTGCACGCCAAGACGCTGATCGCGTTCACCAAGTCGGGCGACACGGCCCGGCGGCTGAGCCGCTACCGCGCCGCGCAGCCGATCCTCGCCTTCACCACCGAGGTCGCCACCCGCAACCAGCTGACGCTGAGCTGGGGCGTGGACTCCTTCGTCGTCCCGCACGTCAACACCACCGACGAGATGGTGGAACTGGTCGACGCGGA